Below is a window of Enterococcus gilvus ATCC BAA-350 DNA.
CTAACCGTTCGATCAGCCCTTCCGTCATCAATAATTCAGACAAATTTTGAATGTTTTCCATATGCTCTTCTGGATTTTTGGCTGCTAAAGTGAAAAATAAGACCGCAGATTTTTCTTCGTCGGCACTTTCAAAGGACACCGAATGCTTCATTTTCGTAAATGAGATCGCTGTTCCGAAGACGCCTTCGCTTTCTTCCGAGGAATGCGGCATAGCGACCTCTGGCACAATAACAATGTACGGCCCATGTTCTTCGACACATCGAATGATTTCGTCTACGTACGTTTGATCGATGATTTTTTTATCCAATAATAATTGGCAGCTTTCCGCAATCGCTTCTCGCCAATCCGTGATCTCTTTGTCGGAATAGTTGATCAATCCGTTGTCATAAAAATAGTTAAGCATGAGAGTCTCCTTTCTTTTTATAAGAATGATGGGAATGGGGTGTCATTTTCTACAGAAAAGGCATCTTCAAAGCCGCGATAGAAATTAAATTCAAGATCATCTTTATTTGTCGGATACGTAAACTTGCCTCCTACTTGCCAAATGTACGGTTTAAACGCGTACTTCAATCGATCCTTTTTAAATTTCCAAATTTCTGTTATTTCTTTTGGATCGGCCATGAAGTTCGCCCAGATATCATAATGAACAGGAATAACTACCTTCGCATTTAAAGATTCCGCCATCCGCAGCATGTCGACCGACGTTACCTTATCCGTGATACCTCTTGGATTCTCCCCGTAGGCTCCCAAACAAACATCAATTTTATGCTCGTTCCCATGCTTCGCGAACATATTTGAATAGTGAGAATCTCCTGCATGATAAAGACTGCCTCCAGAGGTTTCAAACAAGTAGTTCACCGCAATTTCATCCATGTCTTGAGGCATCTTTCCTTTTAAAGTGACCTCTGGATCTTCACAAGTAACCAAAGCGGTCCGGTCAAAAGCTTCTAAGGCAACCACGTTGATATCTTTGATCTTGATTTCATCCCCTGGCTTAACGATCACCGTTTTCTCTTTTGGAATTCCCCATTTTAACCACGTATTGACAACTTCCTTAGGCCCTACAAATTTAGCCTCTGGACAATTTTGATGCACCGCAGCAGCGGTATTGATGTCAAGGTGATCCGAGTGAATATGGGTCACTACCAACGCGTCCACATTTTTCACTTCAAATGGATCAATCACAAAGGGCTGTGTCCGTAAATTTGGTTGCATCTTCTGAACACCGCTCATGCGCATCATCTGATGTCCCTTTTTCATCATGCCGTTTCCGTGACTTCTTTTTCCAGTGCCACACCACAGATCACATAGAATATTGGTTCCTTCATGACTCTTTAGCCAGATGCCTGTACAGCCTAACCACCACATTGCGAAGGTGCCTTCCTTCACTTTTTCTGCTTCAATCTCTTCATTTAAATAGGTACCCCACTCAGGAAAAGTATCTAATACCCAGCTTTCTTTCGTTACGTCATTGACTGTTTTGCCCATTATAATTGCTCCTCACATAAATTTGATATGACTTACAATTAAATCTTAAAGCGTATTCGACATTATGAAAACCCTTTTATATGACTTTCTACAGTTTATATGATTTTCTATCCATTTTTAATGATTTTCTTAGTATAATGTAAGCGGTTAAAGAATTTTAAATGAACTTTTCGCTAAACACAATCATTTATTCAACGGAACATTCCTTTAGGAGGTCAAATAATGAAGAACTCGCTCATCAATATCAATAAACGTCAAAAGAATATTTTGGAACTACTGCAATTGACCGAACAAATGACGACTGATGAATTGGCAAAAGCCTTAGACGTATCCATCAGTACAGTTCGAAGAGATTTAAATTTATTGGAAGAAAAAAATGAGATTATTCGAAACTATGGTTACTGTTCCTACAATTATGAGAACAAAACGGACTTTGATCAGTCTGGCCCAGAGCGGATCAAGCAGGCGATCGCCAGAGAAGCTAGTAAATATGTGAGTGATTACGACACTCTGTTTATCAACTCAAGCTCGACTGCACTAAAAACACTCGATTTTATCCATTCGAATCATTTAACCGTCGTGACAAATAATGTAAAAGTTAATTACTCTCCCCATAAAGACAACTGCAACTACATATTGACAGGTGGGGAAATGCGTTTTCCAAAAGAAGCACTCGTTGGAGATATTGCTCTGCACACCATTTCTTCGATGAATGCGGATGTCTGTGTGATCGGCTGCAGCGGCGTCAGTTTAGAAAATGGCGTAACTACAAAGATCCTAAACGAATCTACCATCAATGAAATGATGATCAATAAAACCATCAAATGTAAAATTTTAGTTGCGGATCATCGAAAAATTGGATTGACCTCAAAATTTAAAATCGCTGATATCTCAGTTTTTGATTACTTGATTACGGACAAATTTTCTTCGCAAAATATAGTAAATGAAATTAGGAATGCGGGCGTAAAGGTCATTCAAATTGATTAACAAACAACCCTCGAACACGT
It encodes the following:
- a CDS encoding PTS sugar transporter subunit IIA, with amino-acid sequence MLNYFYDNGLINYSDKEITDWREAIAESCQLLLDKKIIDQTYVDEIIRCVEEHGPYIVIVPEVAMPHSSEESEGVFGTAISFTKMKHSVSFESADEEKSAVLFFTLAAKNPEEHMENIQNLSELLMTEGLIERLAETQSIEEYKAVMKEFNV
- the ulaG gene encoding L-ascorbate 6-phosphate lactonase, with protein sequence MGKTVNDVTKESWVLDTFPEWGTYLNEEIEAEKVKEGTFAMWWLGCTGIWLKSHEGTNILCDLWCGTGKRSHGNGMMKKGHQMMRMSGVQKMQPNLRTQPFVIDPFEVKNVDALVVTHIHSDHLDINTAAAVHQNCPEAKFVGPKEVVNTWLKWGIPKEKTVIVKPGDEIKIKDINVVALEAFDRTALVTCEDPEVTLKGKMPQDMDEIAVNYLFETSGGSLYHAGDSHYSNMFAKHGNEHKIDVCLGAYGENPRGITDKVTSVDMLRMAESLNAKVVIPVHYDIWANFMADPKEITEIWKFKKDRLKYAFKPYIWQVGGKFTYPTNKDDLEFNFYRGFEDAFSVENDTPFPSFL
- a CDS encoding DeoR/GlpR family DNA-binding transcription regulator; its protein translation is MKNSLININKRQKNILELLQLTEQMTTDELAKALDVSISTVRRDLNLLEEKNEIIRNYGYCSYNYENKTDFDQSGPERIKQAIAREASKYVSDYDTLFINSSSTALKTLDFIHSNHLTVVTNNVKVNYSPHKDNCNYILTGGEMRFPKEALVGDIALHTISSMNADVCVIGCSGVSLENGVTTKILNESTINEMMINKTIKCKILVADHRKIGLTSKFKIADISVFDYLITDKFSSQNIVNEIRNAGVKVIQID